The genomic interval GGATGGTGAAGCAGCTATTGACAAGACATGGAGACTTCTAAGAAGTAATTACGTAGGGATCGTGCTTGATTGCTTCAAAACCTTCATTTCTAATCTTAATAGTGATATACAATTATTTTGcatatttttccaaaaaaggGCACTTTGAAGCACCAACATCTAAACAGTTATATGGGGGAATAAAGGATAGTCATGAAGCAAATGCAGCCTAGCAGCAACCAGCACACTTCATCATAGTAGAAGCCACATGATATTCCGACTTATTAATACAGTGAAACTTAGTAAATTAACACAAGAAGACACTTACTCCTTCTGAAAGCGAAGTTAAGATGTACCCTGGGGCAACACAGTTGGTTCTTATGTTGTCTTTTGCCCATTCACATGCTAAGTTCTTGGTTAATTGATTCATGGCACCTACACAAAACTTGTAGACAGAACAAAGTCATGATCATATATGCTGGTAAATAAAATGGACATTCATAGTGAGCTATAACTATTACCTTTAGTCATAGCATAGATAGTTCCACTAAATAGGGCTACAATTCCAGCAACTGATGATATGAAAACAATGCTACCCGACCCAGATGCTTTTAAAAGAGGATGCCCAAGTTGACACAAATGATACGCAGATTCAAGATTTGTAGCCATCAAAAATGAGTATTCGTCTGCAGAATACTCAGTAGTAGGTTTCCTTATGTTTGTCCCCACATTGTTTACCTAGAAGAGCAAATGAAGAACGGCAACATAAATCATCAAGTGACAAACTAAAGCAGGCGCAATAAACATGTAAATTAACAAAGCAAAGGTATTGCAGCAAGAAAATATACATGGAGAGTGCTCACAAGTCAGAACTCAATCTTGGGTCAAATTGCAAATTGATGTATGATAAATACTACGGGCATCAAATATTCAAATCCATTAGCTCCAGGCAGTTCTAGGTTAGCACCAAACATTATTGGGCACTGGGCAGTAGTGGGCTTGGGTTGGTGAGGTCTAAAAGgcaatttttcaccatgtcttATGAGTAGTGCTGCTATCAGGAATTTCCATTCAATCTTGTGCTCACATTTTTCTTCTATTGAATTGAACCATGCTATATGCCTGTGCAGCGTGAAAATAAGACATTCAATTGGGACTTCATTTCTGAACATAAAGCTATTTATAAATCCCTCTCTTTCTGCAGCAACGGAGGTGCTTGCTTGGGGAAGTGGTTCAGTCAAAGCCTCGAAATGTCGATTACAAGTAGGTAATCTTAGATATTCAAACTGCAAGCAGCAAATGTATAATAATGAATGCGCCGATCCAAGCACAGTCGAAGCTGCCACTGAAGGGGAGATATGCATCACCACCATGACCACTAAAATGTTTCAGCTGACAAAACGGGAAATGGCAAATGTTTATCCTGAACATTCATTTCTTTGAGATATACCAATACTGCGTTCAACTGAATGGGGATTGGGGAGGGATTAGTCCAACTTCCAACTCACGAGGATGTCGAGCTTGCCGCCGAAGCGGTCGGCGACGTCGCCGATGAGGCGCTCCCGCTGGTCCCGCGCGGAGAGGTCGCAGACGGAGATGGTGACGCGGAACCCCCTGGCCTCCCACTCCTTGAGGCGCTCCCCTAGCTCCGCCTCATTGCGGGAGCAGGTATGCACGGCCGCCCCCAGCGCCGCcagctcctccaccaccgcacgCCTGCGCCGCCACCAAAACGAACCGCCTCGCGTCAACCGTCGCGGGAATCTTGCAGTCTCAGTGTGTCACTAGGGAATCATGCAACCGTCGGGGTCGGGGAGAGAGAATATACCCAATCCCGCGGGTGCCTCCGGTGACCAGAGCCATCTTGCCATGGAGAGACCAcctccccggcgccgccaccgtgccCGAGGTCTCCGCCGCGGCCATCTCCCCGGTTACGGCTGTCTCGCCGGTCGGTCCGGCCGGCGTCCCTGCTTCCGCTTATCCGTTCACCACAACTAGGGGAAAGGGTGGGAGCAGGGTTGCTTTGAGATTGGTGACGGTGCCAGCTGGCAAGATCATAAGCTATGAGTAAAAAGTTCGCTTTTTAATATGAATATTTCTATGTTTATAACTTTTCTATACCAAAATATTATATGTATAGAGTTTCTATACTTTATATTTCTATGTATGAAATATTGTATTGAATGTTTATTTATACATGCAAAGtttatttttgcaaaatttatatgtgcataaagtttacgtgtgtaaatttttttagaaagttTTTGAGTATAAAGTTTGACAATTTAAGTAGAGAATAGTATTAAcagaaatttttatttaaattagcCAAAATTTGTGAATATAAAGCCATTaacatgttaaaaaaatcattcctAAAGGTGCTAAATATGCATAAGGTGCGAAACAGGAAtgctaatcattttttttaaaaaaaagacactcCTAGCTAATAACTTTAAAACAATACGCCAATTACAACAACCatcgtgtgaaa from Oryza glaberrima chromosome 3, OglaRS2, whole genome shotgun sequence carries:
- the LOC127766869 gene encoding tropinone reductase homolog At5g06060-like, which translates into the protein MAAAETSGTVAAPGRWSLHGKMALVTGGTRGIGRAVVEELAALGAAVHTCSRNEAELGERLKEWEARGFRVTISVCDLSARDQRERLIGDVADRFGGKLDILVNNVGTNIRKPTTEYSADEYSFLMATNLESAYHLCQLGHPLLKASGSGSIVFISSVAGIVALFSGTIYAMTKGAMNQLTKNLACEWAKDNIRTNCVAPGYILTSLSEGILANKEFEGSVKSRTPLRRVGEPAEISSLVAFLCMPGSTYITGQTIAVDGGMTVNGLYPS